The Silene latifolia isolate original U9 population chromosome X, ASM4854445v1, whole genome shotgun sequence genome contains the following window.
ATATTATAAACATTTTAACAAAGTAGTTATATCCAATACTCAACATTCAACACTCTTATCATATCCGCCGCTTGCAACCGAATACGATTATCGTCAGTCTTTTCTTAACTACTCGACTCATCACATATTCACATGGCAGTGGAACCGAAATATTGACAAGATATAGAGAGGTGCCTCTCTTGGAAGAGGCATCATACCAACATTGACATTACAACAACATTTGCATCTTCCTCTCCATCAACAgctatttattaattaataggaAGTCCCAACTTtcttacacacacacacacatactcCTCATATTCCACCTCTTTCCCTTTGTGTCTTTCTAATCTATCAAGGCTTATCAGCAAGAATATGCTAACCATGAGCAGCACCACCTCCTCGAAAGGCACAGCCGCCATTGTCGGAGTAGGGCCAAAACTCGGAAGATCCATTGCTCGTAAGTTTGCCCATGAAGGCTACACTGTTGCCATCCTGGCAAGGGATTTAGGTTAGCCACCCATACCCACCTTTATTCCTTTATTTATTGCTTTCCTTTGCCCTAATGCGGATTTATATTATTTGATTGCCTTATTTTTCTACGACAGAAAGGATATCAATGTTTGCAGAAGAGATTGCTAGGGAAGAAAAAGCCCAAGTCTTTGCAATAAGAATTGATTGTGCGGATCAGAAGAGTATCAAAGAAGCTTTTGAAGGGGTGCTCTCACTTGGGTCTGTAGATGTTTTGGTTTACAATGCGGCGTATCAACCCTTTCCTTTGCATCCATCTAGTTTCACTGAAATTCCCGTCAATTCCTTTGAGAGATCGTTTGCCATTTCTACTGTTGGAGCTTTCCAATGTGCCCAGCAGGTAATCACACCCATATCTTTTAACGTGTCTTTGATCCCTGAGGGCAAGGATCAGTTGGTTGACACTAAAGAGAAACTTAATTAATAACCAGTTTAGAGAGCTACCTCGTAAAATGAGTCCGGTTGAACATGGAGACATCCTTTTCCATGTCAAGAAAATGAGCTAATACTTGTTGCAAATGTGAGATATCGATCAGGTTCTTCCGGGCATGGTGGAGAGAGCGAGAGGGACCATACTCTTCACAGGATGCTCAGCTTCTCTAAGTGGCATGGCCGGCTTCTCTGAACTATGTAGGTTACATTACACACTTACTTACACATCTATTCTTTCTCGACGACACATATTATTTCAACAACTTATTAAAAGGTGTTTTTATTTGGTTGATGAAAGGTTGTGCGAAATTTGCATTAAGGGGACTATCACAGTGTTTGGCGAGAGAGTTTCAACCACTCGGAGTACATATTGCTCATGTGATAATTGATGGTCTGGTTGGAGCACCCAGGTTAGTTATCTAATTAGTACTCCCTCACCTATATATACATCAGTCCCCCTCTCCATCAAATAACAATATTCCGACTTAAAGAACGTATTCCACGACGGGGTTCTCATTATAGTTCATTTAGAAAGTCTATACTATTAGTTTGTATGAGTCATTCTACACATGTGAAAGGTCGCATGCATGATGCACCCAACCCAAACCTTGGGAATGATGAAGGGCCTTCGAGGCAATGTGGTAATGTTGTTTTGCATTGTTTGAGTACTTAAGATTATAAAGGGTCTTGAAACACAATGTAGGGTCGTCCCGAGCATGATGCTGAGACTGCCTGTGGGAGAGCAACAAAGTGGAGGAGGAACAGACGGTTTAATGGATCCGGATGCACTAGCTCAGACCTACTGGCACTTGCATCTCCAAGACCGCTCAGCTTGGACGCAAGAGATTGACCTTCATCCTTCGACTCCTTTTAGGTTTTTCTAGTTCCATAGTCAAGCCTTACTTGTTTGGGAGTTATGCAGTCATGCTATAAAGTACTATTCGCTACTTAATTCGCCAAGTATACTTCTCAAGTATTTAGTAGTATTTACTACAATACAATTACGAATTACGTCGGTGAGTAATTAACAAACTAGCTATTCCACAGATTATGGAAGCAGTACTCCCGACTTATGTTTTTAAGCTAAGGCACAAGATTTATGGAATACGCGGTTAGAAAAGGCTTTAAATATATAATGTGCCTGTTTTCACGCACCTTATATTTCTACAAATATTATTTGGATATtggttgtttgtttatttacattgcaaattttgaaaatgcaaccaatttaattgaaatgataCTATAAGGTAAGGGTAGCCTTTATGAAAAGGCGGATGAAGATGAAGGAGTAGGTGGGCCTAAAGAGAGAAAATGCAGTTCCCACAAATGGGGACGGGGATTTACATGGAAGAAAATGAAACTTCGTGTTTCAATGCAAGACACAGATATATAAGTTGTAGCTTAAACAGACCACCCTTTTCCCGGGTATTTTGCGTCGATTTGACACTCGAATAtctatccaaagtttctaagtgCTATACTGCTATGAACTGGAAACAAAAGTGACACAAGTTATTAATTAAGGTACTATTCCCAAGTCTCCGTCAATAAATAAAAGCTTAGGACATAATAATAGGCAGATGAAATATTTCTATGAATGTCCCATAGCCGTCATTCATTAAGGGACCTACTTCAACATGTGCTTATGCCTTGCATCTAGattcatctttcctttgttcaCCCATGGAATCTCTCGTAAATGGTTCGGATTTTCGGACGGGACACAACATTCTGTGTTGTCTGGCTGCTAATCACTCATTAATGTAATAGAATGTACACAacttctcatttaagacgggcaCCACCGTCTTTAAGTTGAAGACTTATTGTATAATGTATTATGGCAAGACGCAATTCCTACTTCCTAAAGCTAACTGAAGACTACAAGATGGGCGATGAGAATTTGGATCCATCCCCTAATTAAAGGCCTTAGTAGCTTTATTCGGAGATAAGTGCCTAGGGGTGCAAGCAACTCGAGATTAACTCGGCTAAAGCTCGATCAAAGCTCAGGTCATGTGACCACGACTTGGGTCCCGAGCCGACCACGGCCAAGTTTGTGACTTGGGACCGTATGTTTTTTAAAGGGTTTTAGTTTTCACACAAACGAGTTTTAAgttttaattttttaatatttCAATCGACTTATTTACTACCGTGTATGTTTTAATACGTGTTTTAATATTCACATAGACTACGTGAATATTAAAACACGTTTGTCCTTTATAGTAGTTCTTTTTAGTTTTTGGAGAAGCCTTTTAATTGGCACAACTATTTATTTTAATCAAAATAAGTAGCAAGACTTGTATTGTGGTATTTAACCCTTAAAAATTTGTAGCTTGATTTTTCTCTTCCCACATACTAATACTCCGTAATGTGTTAATTTACTTTACATTAATTCGTGGAAATAAAATAATCGAAACAAGAACTAGAATCGAGCTCAACTCAAGCCGCAAGCCTATGAGCCCCATAATTCTCGAGCTTGAGTTGAGCTCGAGCTCAAGCTAAGCAGTCAAGAGCTCGAGCTCGAGCTGAAGCCCGGCTCGTTATCGCCCTTACGGGTGGTCAACCATTCAGGTCGGGCAGGCTTGGCTAGACGGACACGGTACTGGCCCGGGATTGGAGGGGTCATCACCGGCGGGGCCTGGTGGAGGTGGACCCGAAACCGGCCCGAGGTAGGGTTAAGGGATGGGTCGACGCCGGGTCTAGGTCGGGCCCGGTTTGAGGACGGGTGCAGGGCAGGCAGGGTTTGATTTGCTAGACCCGGGCCCGGTCCTAGTTTTTGGCAAGTCAGTCAGGCAAACCAGGTACAAATTGACCCATGAACTGGTCAACCCGGCCTGCCAGGTCGGCCCTTATGGTTGACTAGCCCTAATCACCCCTATGGATGTTTAAAGTATTGGTGTGGAACCTCTATTCATGATAGAGAGGTAGAAAGTGGTTAGAGGGATCAATAGGCCACATGACCCATACTTTGAGATAGTATATTAGATTTCAGCCACTCTCCTAAAAAACTGTCATATATTATATGAATGACTCAATAGGAGAATAGCCCACactcaatatttaattttatttacattttaattttattttgataactcgACATTTTAAGATGAATACGGACATGTTAAAATGTGTAAGTTATCAAGTTATAATATTatgttattaaaataaaaaaaatgtacaACTATATTAACTATTTTAATTGGGTTTTGGGTTATTGGACTGATCTTATTGATAAATTAGTCCTATAGAACAATTTGTGATTAGATTTTACTCTTGAAATCCATATTTTTAAAATTACTTCCTTTTAAAAAAAATTCCTAAAATTACTCTTTAATTTGCATTTTTTTCCTGAAATGGCTTCAAAACTCCAATTTAAGTGATTTATTTTGTCTGTTTTTTAACTTATTTCGTTTGTACCTTAGCCAATTAATACTTTAAAAAGTACAACTATGTAGACAAATAGAGGGAGAGTTCAAAAACAGACgaaataagtcacttaaattagAGTTTTTGagcaattttaggaaaaaaaaatgcaaagtcaagggagtaattttaggaaaAAGATTCAAAAAAGAGTAATTTAAAAAACGTGGATTTCAAAATCTAATTAACTCTAGTATCAAATTTCTTTCAATTTTAGATATTAACTTTACAATAACTAATAAGTACAAAGTTCTAGACTTCTTGTGGCTTTGGTAGTTTACATAGTTATCTAAATCAAATGGGCCAACGAAAAAATAAGGGAGAAGGTAAAGGCCCAACACTCTAGCAGAAGTGATTAAAAAAGAAGACCTATTGAGAATTGAACCCATGACCTATCAATAAATAGGTAGCttcttaaccactagactccaTGCCTATACCTGTAATATTTGCATACTAATTTTTATTTGACGGAACAACTCGGGCTATAGCCCATATAGCGAACCTCTGGATCCGCCCCTGAACACGGATGTACATATAGTGCTCAAAGTGGAAAATAATTGTCAGCCCAAATTATGAGGAGATAAACTTAACTATTCCTCTGGGATGATAAACTTATTCCTGGGGGCTTTCAGACGTAAAATACCTTAGTTTAAGGCACAAGGCGCACTTAGCGACGAGGCCTCGTGACAACAAGACAAAGGGATAAGTTAACGGCTGCGGTTTCAATCGTCATCTAAAAAATATAACATAAAAGTAAAAAAAACTTTGACTAAAAAGACAATGGGCACAACAAAAGTGGGACACTGTGGTAAATATTTAAGTGAAGAGACGAATAAACTTCAACGCAGTAAACAAGAGCAACATCATAGATGACTAGACACTAAACGCCTCAATTTTTAATATTGAAGCCTCACACTATCAGTCACCTTCGACAAAACTACAAGCTTTACCACGACTCCACGAGTATAAGCTTAAACCCACAAATCTGTGATAGCGAAATGATTGAAGTATACttccttcttttttgtatttACTATTTAGCATGTTATACACACAATTTAAACAACATACCTTCAATGAAAACGGGTCAAATACGAGATGGATAAGTACAAAACTTACAGATATTACTGCGGATTGGCAAACGGTAAACACCACAAGCTCAATGAAAAGGCAAGTCTGACAATTGCTCATTCAGCAACTTGGCGGATCGGCAACTTTACAACTTTACCTGCATATTACACATCATAATGTCCCTGGATTTAACTTTTTTTCCATAAGATAGAGAGTGTAACTAGACTCGGCACACCCACCATGAAAGGCATTTAAGCCCAATTCTGAATCAAACTAGGACATCTATAGCATACTTGGTTGGTTGTGTAACCAACTAGCACTCAATTGAGGCGTCATAGCTTCTAGTATGAATATTCCCTGGCAGGAAAACATGTCGTACTTTCTTAGGGAAGTAATATCTCAGAGTAGATGGTAGATGGTAACAGCAGGCAGTAAAAAGGATCATGAGTGGTAATGTCTGAATTCAAGAAGGCACTAAGCAAAACTTTCTTTGGTAATGTTTAAACTGAAATCAGTAAACCCGTCAAACACAACAAAAAAATATTA
Protein-coding sequences here:
- the LOC141621331 gene encoding uncharacterized protein LOC141621331, with product MLTMSSTTSSKGTAAIVGVGPKLGRSIARKFAHEGYTVAILARDLERISMFAEEIAREEKAQVFAIRIDCADQKSIKEAFEGVLSLGSVDVLVYNAAYQPFPLHPSSFTEIPVNSFERSFAISTVGAFQCAQQVLPGMVERARGTILFTGCSASLSGMAGFSELCCAKFALRGLSQCLAREFQPLGVHIAHVIIDGLVGAPRVVPSMMLRLPVGEQQSGGGTDGLMDPDALAQTYWHLHLQDRSAWTQEIDLHPSTPFRFF